One part of the Sphingobacterium sp. LZ7M1 genome encodes these proteins:
- a CDS encoding site-specific DNA-methyltransferase: protein MPTLNFKGKTFVQNHHLAVKYHQLVPKAEYSLTDKVSLHDNLIVQGDNLKALKALLPTYAGKVKCIYIDPPYNTGNENWVYNDNVNSPMIKEWLGSVVDKEDMTRHDKWLCLMMPRLKLLRELLSEDGAIFISIDDNEIHHLRCMMDEIFGESNFLGQVSRVTGTPTGLGNKGLVSEIDYVVIYSKGESELFNGLQMDEKQSSIYNQEDENGRYLTRPLRKTGGEDKREDRPSMYFPVTAPNGEEIYPVGPTGYESRWRCSPDKYKKLVETKQIEWKQDKEGDWKPYLKFYLEGRLKHPTNLWQSIEGNKKASLDVKTIFGEKKFDYPKPVELIKRCLEIYSDDDSIILDSFAGSGTTAHAVLELNKEDGGNRKFILVEQEDYANTITAERVRRVIKGVPTAKSDLLKKGTGGTFSYFELGETIEMESLLRGENLPSFTEFARYLFYTATGEEFNEKNIDTKTGFIGESKSYEVYLFYKDDIEWLKQNALTLDICKGLPKFKGKQLLIFAPAKYVDDYTLLEHRIDFCQLPYEIYRIQK, encoded by the coding sequence ATGCCAACACTTAATTTCAAAGGAAAAACATTTGTGCAAAACCACCATCTGGCGGTTAAATACCACCAACTTGTGCCAAAGGCAGAATACAGTCTTACGGACAAAGTTTCTTTGCACGATAACCTGATTGTACAAGGCGACAACCTGAAAGCATTAAAAGCACTTTTGCCTACTTACGCAGGAAAAGTAAAGTGCATTTATATAGACCCACCTTACAATACAGGAAACGAAAATTGGGTGTACAACGATAATGTAAACAGCCCGATGATTAAAGAATGGTTGGGCAGTGTGGTGGACAAAGAAGATATGACACGCCACGACAAATGGCTTTGCCTGATGATGCCACGTTTAAAACTTTTACGTGAATTATTGAGTGAGGATGGTGCAATTTTTATTTCTATTGATGATAATGAAATTCATCATTTAAGGTGTATGATGGATGAAATATTTGGGGAATCAAATTTCTTAGGTCAAGTTAGTAGAGTAACAGGAACGCCAACAGGTTTAGGAAATAAAGGCTTAGTTTCTGAAATTGATTACGTCGTAATATATTCAAAGGGAGAATCTGAATTATTTAATGGACTTCAAATGGATGAAAAGCAGTCCAGCATATATAATCAAGAAGATGAAAATGGAAGATATCTAACAAGACCACTTAGAAAAACAGGTGGTGAGGATAAAAGAGAGGATAGACCATCAATGTATTTTCCAGTAACTGCCCCAAATGGTGAAGAGATTTATCCAGTTGGTCCTACGGGTTATGAAAGTAGATGGCGATGTTCTCCCGATAAATACAAGAAATTAGTTGAGACAAAACAAATTGAATGGAAACAAGACAAAGAAGGTGATTGGAAACCTTATCTAAAATTCTATTTAGAAGGTCGTTTAAAACATCCGACAAATCTTTGGCAAAGTATTGAAGGAAATAAAAAGGCATCGCTTGATGTGAAGACAATATTCGGCGAAAAAAAGTTTGATTATCCAAAACCAGTTGAACTTATCAAAAGATGCCTTGAAATATACTCTGATGATGATTCAATAATTCTCGACAGCTTCGCAGGTTCAGGAACTACGGCACACGCAGTTTTAGAACTCAATAAAGAAGACGGAGGAAACCGCAAATTTATTTTGGTGGAGCAGGAAGATTATGCCAATACTATCACAGCCGAGAGAGTTCGCAGAGTAATCAAAGGCGTACCAACTGCCAAAAGTGATTTGCTTAAAAAAGGAACAGGCGGAACATTCAGTTATTTTGAATTAGGCGAAACCATAGAAATGGAAAGTTTGTTGAGAGGCGAAAATCTACCGTCTTTCACAGAGTTTGCACGTTATCTTTTCTACACAGCCACAGGCGAAGAATTTAACGAGAAAAATATTGACACCAAAACAGGTTTTATAGGCGAAAGCAAAAGCTACGAAGTATATCTGTTTTATAAAGATGATATTGAGTGGTTGAAACAAAATGCTTTGACATTGGATATATGTAAAGGATTACCAAAATTCAAGGGAAAACAGCTTTTGATTTTTGCACCTGCCAAGTATGTGGACGATTACACATTGCTTGAACACAGAATTGATTTTTGCCAATTACCTTACGAAATTTATAGAATACAGAAGTAA
- a CDS encoding AAA family ATPase, which translates to MSEVIEIAEVEQQVETLETEVKKFPNGLPYWAKFLAEKILSGNAISDNDIDTSYSYLLEHLKLKEETEKPEISIDYNAENSGNYKTDLLLTKLENVEGVNALTENQTIEFSPNLTIVYGANGSGKSGYVRLLKDVFYSKAPEPILPNIHIDSGHKPVNAKFTFKSNNTKTSLVFADKDNAEFEQFAVFDGNSVLKHLENKNEFEFRPAGLSFFADYTNAIIRVEQKLNAEIINKQSPNDFDIWFDGNSEIKTLVQNLNADTNIDDLKKHTPFSDEDKTQKGAIQKQYDELLLASKETGKRIKEYENIKILLSKNKQDIEKLNQFFTTEVIEKVKTAISDCISKEATAKSEGVENFKTDKIEGVGTTEWKNFIVSAEEFAKTQKAENIDYPENGDNCLLCQQPLSNEAQKLISNYWAFIKSVAEQNAKQAQEKLDKVKGNYENLNFDLFPQDNTLTVWLTEKYSNELETLKQKLSEQKTLAQNIIADIQRKTANEREEIQISVEQHTAIETAIDNSIKLLKEDEQSKELEKLLNSKTLLEHKEKFNTHFSKFETFINNQVWIKKANNANFRKTKTDTTNTEKSLSDKYFNQKYIDTFNEECQKLNGSFGIEISTTGSAGKSSRQLKLKGKKPNDVLSEGEQKVIAIADFLAEMHLSEVNKGIIFDDPVTSLDHKRKETIAQRLVEESDKKQVVIFSHDIVFVKYLESHGRNKYKTDKTKVFVHSIVCSGRETIGVIELQNTPLKDSTYTNSHIPKQYHIRAKKEADRSFAQNLIRSGYGALRSCYEGIVVTKLLASTVQRYDTLVRVPNIRNVKFNNDLYERIAKNHSVLHDLIEGHLPVDELNQFLTCDKLENEIIEFENILTELEKI; encoded by the coding sequence GTGAGTGAAGTAATTGAAATAGCAGAAGTAGAACAACAAGTGGAAACGCTTGAAACGGAAGTGAAGAAATTCCCTAACGGACTTCCCTATTGGGCAAAATTTCTTGCAGAGAAAATTTTGTCGGGCAACGCTATATCTGATAACGACATTGATACTTCATATTCTTATTTGCTTGAACATTTAAAACTCAAAGAAGAGACCGAAAAACCCGAAATTTCTATTGATTACAATGCTGAAAATTCGGGAAACTATAAAACTGATTTACTTCTTACCAAACTTGAAAATGTTGAAGGCGTAAACGCCTTAACAGAAAACCAAACGATTGAATTTAGTCCGAACCTGACTATTGTTTATGGTGCAAATGGTTCGGGAAAATCAGGTTATGTAAGACTTTTGAAAGACGTTTTTTATTCAAAAGCACCCGAACCAATTTTACCAAATATTCACATTGACAGCGGACACAAACCTGTTAATGCAAAATTTACTTTCAAATCAAACAATACTAAAACTTCGTTAGTATTTGCGGACAAAGACAATGCAGAATTTGAGCAATTTGCAGTTTTTGACGGAAACAGCGTTTTAAAACATCTTGAAAACAAAAATGAATTTGAATTTAGACCAGCAGGATTAAGTTTTTTTGCTGATTACACAAATGCAATCATTCGTGTTGAGCAAAAACTAAATGCTGAAATTATAAATAAACAATCGCCAAATGATTTTGATATTTGGTTTGACGGCAATTCAGAAATAAAAACGCTTGTTCAAAATCTAAATGCTGATACAAATATTGATGACTTAAAAAAACATACGCCTTTTTCTGATGAAGATAAAACTCAAAAAGGGGCGATACAAAAACAGTATGACGAACTTCTTTTGGCTTCAAAAGAAACAGGTAAAAGAATAAAAGAGTATGAAAACATCAAAATTCTGTTAAGTAAAAACAAACAGGATATTGAAAAACTAAATCAATTTTTCACAACCGAAGTAATTGAGAAAGTAAAAACAGCTATTTCGGATTGTATTTCAAAAGAAGCGACAGCGAAATCCGAAGGAGTAGAAAATTTTAAGACCGATAAAATTGAAGGTGTTGGAACAACAGAATGGAAAAATTTTATTGTTTCTGCCGAAGAATTTGCTAAAACGCAAAAAGCGGAAAATATAGATTATCCCGAAAATGGCGACAACTGTTTGCTTTGCCAACAACCACTTTCAAACGAAGCACAAAAGCTAATTTCAAATTATTGGGCTTTCATCAAAAGTGTTGCGGAGCAAAACGCAAAGCAAGCACAGGAAAAATTGGATAAAGTCAAAGGGAATTATGAGAATTTAAACTTTGATTTATTTCCGCAAGACAATACACTTACCGTTTGGCTTACTGAAAAATATTCAAACGAATTAGAAACATTAAAGCAAAAACTTTCAGAACAGAAAACGCTTGCTCAAAATATCATTGCTGACATTCAAAGAAAAACAGCAAACGAAAGAGAAGAAATACAAATCAGCGTTGAACAACACACTGCGATTGAAACAGCTATTGATAATTCTATTAAATTGCTAAAAGAAGATGAGCAAAGTAAAGAATTGGAAAAATTACTGAACTCAAAAACGCTGTTGGAACACAAAGAAAAGTTCAATACACATTTTTCAAAGTTTGAAACCTTTATCAATAATCAAGTTTGGATTAAAAAGGCGAACAACGCTAATTTTAGAAAGACTAAAACAGACACAACAAATACAGAAAAGTCATTATCGGATAAATATTTCAATCAAAAATACATTGATACTTTTAACGAAGAATGTCAAAAACTGAATGGGAGTTTTGGAATTGAAATAAGCACCACAGGTTCAGCAGGAAAATCTTCCCGACAACTCAAACTAAAAGGTAAGAAGCCGAATGATGTATTAAGCGAGGGCGAACAAAAAGTAATTGCTATTGCTGATTTTCTTGCAGAAATGCACTTATCCGAAGTAAACAAGGGAATTATTTTTGATGACCCCGTTACTTCCTTAGACCATAAACGAAAAGAAACAATTGCCCAAAGATTAGTTGAAGAAAGTGATAAAAAACAAGTGGTTATTTTCTCTCACGATATTGTCTTTGTAAAATATTTAGAAAGTCACGGAAGAAATAAATATAAAACTGACAAGACAAAGGTTTTTGTTCACTCTATTGTTTGTAGTGGTAGAGAAACTATTGGTGTAATTGAATTACAGAACACACCGCTTAAAGATAGCACATATACCAATTCACATATTCCGAAGCAATACCACATAAGAGCTAAAAAGGAAGCTGACCGTAGTTTTGCTCAAAACCTTATTCGTTCAGGTTATGGGGCGTTGCGCAGCTGTTATGAAGGCATTGTAGTAACGAAATTGTTAGCAAGCACTGTCCAGAGATATGACACTTTGGTAAGAGTTCCCAACATTAGAAATGTAAAATTCAATAATGATTTATATGAACGTATTGCTAAAAACCATTCTGTTCTTCACGATTTAATTGAAGGACATTTACCAGTTGACGAACTAAACCAATTTCTCACTTGTGATAAATTGGAAAATGAAATAATTGAATTTGAAAACATTCTAACCGAATTAGAAAAGATATAA
- a CDS encoding helix-turn-helix domain-containing protein — translation MKTIGIILRELREEKGLLLREVGAELSLDPTILSKIERDERMPTREQVKALSDFYKEQKNDVIIAWLSDKLAYEVQDEDLALQAIKVAEEKVKYNVKNKHK, via the coding sequence TTGAAAACAATAGGAATAATATTGCGTGAACTACGGGAAGAAAAAGGGCTTTTGCTTAGAGAAGTCGGAGCGGAACTTTCGCTTGACCCAACTATTTTAAGCAAAATTGAACGTGATGAACGTATGCCGACAAGAGAACAAGTAAAAGCCCTTTCGGACTTTTACAAAGAGCAGAAAAATGATGTAATCATTGCGTGGTTGTCCGACAAATTGGCTTATGAAGTGCAAGATGAAGATTTGGCATTACAGGCTATAAAAGTGGCGGAGGAAAAAGTAAAATATAACGTAAAAAACAAACATAAATAG
- a CDS encoding PIN domain-containing protein, protein MRYTRQEHSNFLEEELQAQTKAFNQKLNSSATFLLQEREELFVAQFLTFKDGEMILKFSTKRGLPRKGEYLYCFTVPKELRDYRNWGDKTYGDLIKEKGNFTETVCVWQSSAKDKDGNIDTNFSLAGFRGVDLDFAVNISEAEKMILLLGPNKPPFEYIANLQKIVQTSNSENVNQILDQDFQNSNWQPSLLDNQKEIPSFILNQLTLSDHLILIGPPGTGKTYQIAEICKKLCEQGKSVLVTSLTNRALMEVAEKPALADLLGAGKVFKTKISTDEEKEIPQLQQIKELNPQPSNLVLSTFFIASSEATNIKDNPPFDYVIVDEASQALLAMFGATKLLGKKNIWIGDTKQLPPVVAINEDKVSKKNYDFLVDGLKALSGTASVPIYQLTETYRLPNRGANYTGIFYNNSLKSKAKNDIRFTFSELPNDVRIFFNSQGGSTLIKTDLEVGNKKPKNALEIAKLLVVNLLKVNENLHISVLSNYIETVKALQKSIFQTVGNPKNLLIETIARIQGLTTDVTIFVVPNSGYNHSLEKRLFNVATSRAKRHTIIISDTNVVTSYPQLDEEVKAYLQKLNEEFSFYYTSDRKLIETRTPEPNESKETEQHQTQTGLKILGKIDLSQFDKPKKEIKKDKENIYIIDTNVFVDYPDIISKIDKQYQIALSAKVIDELDYLKISLTEEQKKNVHRAIKQINESFDKRNLKMDTADLALLPDDFNKKSPDNFILSVALKYKDENPIMLTSDNGLQIKAKGLGITTIKLKDFLKQTKH, encoded by the coding sequence ATGAGATACACAAGGCAAGAACATAGCAATTTCCTTGAAGAAGAACTTCAAGCACAAACAAAAGCGTTTAATCAAAAACTAAACTCTTCGGCTACTTTTTTACTTCAAGAGAGAGAAGAACTTTTTGTTGCTCAATTCTTGACATTCAAAGACGGAGAAATGATTTTAAAATTCTCTACAAAACGTGGTTTGCCACGAAAAGGAGAATACTTGTACTGTTTTACAGTTCCAAAAGAGTTACGAGATTATAGAAATTGGGGCGATAAAACCTATGGCGATTTGATAAAAGAAAAAGGAAATTTTACTGAGACGGTTTGTGTTTGGCAATCTTCTGCAAAAGACAAAGACGGAAACATTGATACGAATTTTAGTTTAGCAGGCTTTCGGGGTGTGGACTTAGATTTTGCAGTAAATATTTCTGAAGCTGAAAAAATGATTTTGCTTTTGGGTCCGAACAAACCGCCTTTTGAATACATTGCCAATCTTCAAAAAATAGTGCAAACCAGTAATTCGGAAAATGTAAATCAGATTTTAGACCAAGATTTTCAAAATTCAAATTGGCAACCGTCATTACTTGACAATCAAAAAGAAATCCCGAGTTTTATTTTAAATCAACTGACATTAAGCGATCATTTAATTTTAATTGGTCCGCCAGGAACGGGAAAAACATATCAAATTGCAGAAATCTGTAAGAAACTTTGTGAACAAGGAAAATCTGTTTTGGTAACATCGCTTACAAACAGAGCTTTAATGGAAGTTGCGGAAAAGCCAGCATTAGCTGATTTGTTGGGAGCAGGAAAAGTTTTTAAAACTAAAATTTCAACAGACGAAGAAAAAGAAATTCCGCAACTACAACAAATAAAAGAGTTGAATCCACAGCCAAGCAACTTGGTTTTATCTACGTTTTTTATCGCAAGTAGCGAAGCTACGAACATAAAAGACAATCCACCTTTTGACTATGTAATCGTAGATGAGGCAAGTCAGGCACTACTTGCAATGTTTGGTGCGACAAAACTTTTAGGAAAGAAAAATATTTGGATTGGTGATACCAAACAGCTTCCGCCTGTTGTAGCAATTAACGAAGATAAAGTCAGCAAAAAGAATTACGATTTTTTGGTGGACGGATTAAAAGCACTTTCAGGTACAGCATCTGTCCCAATTTATCAATTAACTGAAACTTATCGTTTACCAAACAGAGGTGCAAATTATACAGGCATATTTTACAATAATAGCCTAAAATCAAAAGCGAAAAACGACATTCGTTTCACTTTCTCTGAATTACCGAACGATGTAAGAATTTTCTTCAACTCACAAGGTGGTTCAACACTTATAAAAACCGATTTGGAAGTTGGAAACAAAAAGCCAAAGAATGCTTTGGAAATTGCTAAATTATTGGTTGTTAATTTGCTGAAAGTCAATGAGAATCTACATATTTCTGTCTTGAGCAATTACATTGAAACGGTAAAAGCATTGCAAAAAAGTATCTTTCAAACCGTAGGCAATCCTAAAAACTTGCTCATTGAAACTATTGCAAGAATACAAGGTTTGACAACAGATGTAACGATTTTTGTTGTTCCCAATTCGGGTTACAATCATTCTTTGGAAAAACGCTTATTCAACGTTGCCACAAGTCGTGCAAAGCGACATACAATTATCATTTCAGACACTAACGTTGTCACTTCTTATCCTCAATTAGACGAAGAAGTAAAAGCATATTTGCAAAAACTCAATGAGGAGTTTTCCTTTTATTACACGTCAGACAGAAAGTTAATTGAAACTCGAACGCCCGAACCAAATGAAAGCAAAGAAACTGAACAACATCAAACACAAACAGGTTTAAAAATTCTTGGCAAGATTGACCTTTCACAATTTGACAAACCCAAAAAGGAAATCAAAAAAGACAAAGAAAACATTTACATCATAGACACAAACGTTTTTGTTGATTATCCCGACATTATTTCAAAAATTGACAAACAATATCAAATAGCTTTATCAGCAAAAGTCATTGACGAATTAGACTATTTGAAAATTTCATTGACCGAAGAACAAAAGAAAAACGTTCATAGAGCAATCAAGCAAATCAACGAAAGTTTTGACAAACGAAACCTCAAAATGGACACAGCAGACTTGGCTTTGCTTCCAGACGACTTTAACAAAAAATCACCCGACAACTTTATTTTGTCCGTAGCATTGAAATACAAAGACGAAAACCCAATTATGCTGACATCTGATAACGGATTGCAAATTAAAGCCAAAGGTTTAGGCATAACGACAATAAAATTAAAAGACTTTTTAAAACAAACGAAACATTAA